The proteins below are encoded in one region of Macrobrachium rosenbergii isolate ZJJX-2024 unplaced genomic scaffold, ASM4041242v1 282, whole genome shotgun sequence:
- the LOC136838272 gene encoding uncharacterized protein: MKAVFVLAATIAMATAQYYGSRPFWRGPGGYFVAPSGGFRPIYGGGGGGFQPLHFGGFVVSQGGHSVGGFVGGLVDYSYRGSDYHFSWRHDGGQEYEWGPANHYCAKLGPGWYGVSIESYDEDKFIDSIIGGDKAKYIWTGGSFERYGWKWASGAPFQGLDWSYTGGAGIPQPDNREDGKEFCLAVLNNFYQDGITWHDVACHHLKPIICERRSRIYG; encoded by the exons ATGAAGGCAGTCTTCGTGTTAGCAGCCACTATAGCTATGGCCACTGCCCAATACTACGGCAGCCGGCCCTTCTGGAGGGGCCCAGGAGGATACTTCGTGGCACCTAGTGGAGGATTCAGGCCAAtctacggaggaggaggaggaggatttcaaCCACTCCACTTTGGAGGATTTGTGGTTTCGCAAGGCGGCCATTCTGTCGGAGGATTTGTCGGCGGGCTG gTCGACTACTCCTACAGAGGCAGTGACTACCACTTCTCCTGGCGCCACGACGGAGGCCAGGAGTACGAGTGGGGTCCCGCCAATCACTACTGCGCCAAGCTGGGTCCTGGGTGGTACGGCGTCAGCATTGAGAGCTACGACGAGGACAAGTTCATCGACAGCATCATCGgcggag ATAAGGCGAAATACATCTGGACTGGAGGTAGTTTCGAAAGATACGGGTGGAAGTGGGCCTCCGGCGCCCCATTCCAGGGTCTTGACTGGTCCTATACAGGAGG AGCCGGCATCCCTCAGCCAGACAACAGGGAGGATGGGAAGGAGTTCTGCCTTGCAGTGCTGAACAACTTCTACCAGGATGGCATCACCTGGCACGACGTGGCGTGTCACCACCTCAAGCCTATCATCTGCGAGAGGAGGAGCCGCATCTACGGATAA